Proteins encoded in a region of the Kryptolebias marmoratus isolate JLee-2015 linkage group LG14, ASM164957v2, whole genome shotgun sequence genome:
- the LOC108232747 gene encoding chondroitin sulfate proteoglycan 4-like isoform X1, with product MNTYTQFLYLAALLALIFPLLLCLAVSFYGNSYIHLQTVEKSIQTLIHVRFRTSSQSGLLFLAAGSKDYWLLELISGHLQVRLNLGSGERLLCSEKGIHLNDLMWHAVDLNHTYHDINMIVDQTSHTNLQMPGPDLELSVEDGLLVGGTAGLNRHYLRNISTGFRGCMDEVVFNDHNILSGLKQKSGYRSTHEVSLGCSPQFSASEEDPVTFFSSKAFILLPQWEVLQEGTFECELYPSTKEENGMVLYSSGSEGWFVAIEIRDGHLVASIGNGRGSKTELHSLTSVHSNQSWYTIQLHLLPRRVQLTVGKELVKASLSQELQAIQLNGPFFLGRRNDNALEKAGLPSFPSEGRGGNSFKGCLRKIRVNSQKTGLPHAIVTKDITVGCNVGQAPKTVITLNQTDPSEFNVTTTQEINQNVLLIRKLEVAEGGQALLEPRHLKVNLDFHKLGIYPSQLVFRIEEHPVHGQLRLNLGPNPDRLPDEKQERIITAGTEEKDWTFSMLDLWQGRVMYVHSGSEDQNDFFTFSVFANNKRELPVFQKDNRLYRFEISISPVNDAPVLSLPQGNLFTLLEKSKRKLTTDVLSVSDPDSSPEELLFSSMGNLNAEAGYLEHHDYPGRVINLFSLNDLQEGKISFVHTGVSASRLALRVSDGQRVSNTVVLRIMTVKLEYRLVNHTGLEVNQGEASIITTGHLAVRVNVAGNTVDIWYDVTELPKHGEIQRLHSSGDWKATTFFSQKLLEREKVRYISTHRGIQTQNNITDYFKCRIIINSQAKEEVVFPIEIRWIQLKVTRSKMEINGLETAVLTPEDLHVISKGVKLIESEIFFRLLTVAKKGQLFLNRKVLQRNSTFSQKNITDGLVKYELFNRLHDDTRDSFSFQVFSLHATSTPYDFRINIKAESTAITIVNKGLSVLEGASKVITKDVLFTHTASNREVHYNVTVNPKYGQIRKINLSNSTSINDNIVTFTNQDITQERIMYVHNDSEIKHDFFMFQVIVLKPHKHTKKEDRVTAEQIFNISVQLVNDQRPVRVVDKIFHVARDGQRLVTLNDLCYRDDDSDFEDSWLVYTRRGIPMGELVLASDPSHRLYEFTQRDLEQNKVLFIHSGVSLGRFVLFVTDGKHYVSALLEVMAQDPYLQVENNTGLMVQQGGLTTLSSANLSVNSNLDIRDPQEVTFEVFIPPKHGVLCFNDGQREAIIGTDAISVFTQGDLVAGRLAYYHSGNNELLDVFNVTARARERSTERRMERGRREVHLDIGVPVKIYLESHQRPPVVKSNHPVVVGEVQNVSISREHLEVVHEDSQPSEMVFTVLHSPTVGVIYKSSTAKKNHITGDKHHLHKSSSALGIKEQPVASFTQEDLNQGLIIYDHQAAGSTNDSILLEATNGVTKVGPIRLLIDIIPILLPLQVSNLILDEGTSQPLTSKIIKVASHHFSGMNFLYQVIVPPKFGHLEHSRIPGMPINAFTHTEVEREYISYVHDGSETLMDNFTIVANQTEIKKHSLPCTVHINITPVNDETPVVTTNQGLKVWMGSVTEITTNELSAEDSDTPPEGLEFIITPPSNGHLALKSAPSRHILNFTQNHIQNRRLVFVHNGPLSGGFHFQVNDGVNVAPRQIFSTTAHALVLTLQRNHPMEVYPGSLTPISDQELQVVTNNITDIRRNQSVVFAITSPPKLGRLVQRMPDDSFRNISTFTQSMVNDGVIVYDQNKPETVGWSASDSFSFTVSSPPAFLPPHTFSILISYQANEHQGNPQHKTRLLNNAGAVVKEGGSVTIDQSKLDASNLLGIVPESQRKDHHIMYRVISLPRHGALSIRGHNLSRSQPDFSQATLNKFGITYIHDDSETTSDSFTFRAWAAPFHHSPSSRSSSLSFFSSDSSSSTLLSPLYSASSSSFPPLGTVSHRHPVKDRVTVTEMFNITVTPVNDHPPLIRSKAPSMKVVVGERVVLGPDNLQVEDHDTPPEELHYLVISKPNNGYLTLGERPEPVTSFTQYDVNHGRLHFIQQGESSTGVFYFNVTDGHHRPLYKLFSLEVIKPTVSMVNNTGLSLVQGRTAVVLTTNQLAAQTNGQRQANISYTVTTHPLHGRIAINDQEVITFCHEDLQFGRVVYHMTDLSASEDSFQISVSASSPGVDYGTLTGQTVNVTVRPLIYLREPVRVPSGIAVKLGKAMIDASELARISRVNPVFEILSPPKHGKLVKITYDLDQTAEVLKTFTFRDVVQGRVAIEETLSDSDSQIQNNESRITTARGNAPATPLNDSFTFMLKAGNVQPAKGELHFTIFPHRQMRHGSRGSNKVDGSSQERTVTRFQTHNRTTTGGGQGASATQSVAGEGLQPHILSQKKQNKTQRKGKPHNRWGNHTRSGTHGGRSGASPEGAGDGNSHTQHPHTPPVPETHGPVNRPDTDLVHVEILPRPASDPLLIILPLLACLLLIIILVVLILVFRHRKEKQARQRLMHELAAVQLPTEDSPYLGRPERSMAMPNVMVTPLGSASCPTSPRVPMSPRRSLAPGMTFWGPFESDFSGRDVNIRRFNSNERDSITCGNSPPVSPAGISWRSRSSTPSLKNNQYWV from the exons atgaacacataTACACAGTTTCTTTATCTGGCTGCATTGTTGGCCTTAATTTTTCCTCTACTTCTCTGTCTTGCAGTTTCCTTCTATGGCAACAGCTACATTCACCTGCAAACTGTAGAGAAGTCCATTCAGACGTTAATCCATGTACGATTTCGAACCTCCAGCCAGTCGGggttgctgtttttagctgcagGAAGCAAAGACTATTGGCTTTTGGAGCTGATCTCTGGACATCTGCAG GTACGCCTAAACCTGGGCTCAGGTGAGCGTTTGCTGTGCTCAGAAAAGGGCATCCATCTTAATGATCTTATGTGGCACGCAGTGGATCTAAACCATACATACCATGATATCAACATGATCGTGGACCAAACATCTCACACAAATCTTCAAATGCCAGGACCAGATCTAGAGCTCAGTGTTGAAGATGGGCTCCTCGTTGGTGGGACAGCCGGATTGAACCGCCATTACCTTCGAAATATCTCAACTGGGTTTAGAGGTTGTATGGATGAAGTTGTCTTCAATGATCACAACATACTGTCCGGTCTCAAACAGAAATCTGGATACAGGAGCACCCATGAGGTATCTCTGGGTTGTAGTCCACAGTTTTCAGCATCAGAAGAAGATCCTGTGACTTTTTTCAGCTCTAAAGCCTTTATTTTGCTTCCACAATGGGAAGTACTTCAAGAGGGGACATTCGAGTGTGAACTGTACCCTTCCACAAAAGAAGAGAATGGCATGGTCTTGTATAGCTCTGGAAGTGAGGGATGGTTTGTAGCTATTGAGATAAGAGATGGTCACCTTGTGGCTTCAATTGGAAATGGAAGAGGGAGTAAAACTGAGCTGCATTCCTTGACAAGTGTCCACAGCAACCAGTCCTGGTACACTATACAGCTTCACTTGCTGCCACGACGCGTCCAATTGACTGTGGGTAAGGAGTTGGTGAAGGCCAGCCTGAGTCAGGAGCTTCAGGCCATCCAACTCAATGGGCCTTTTTTTCTTGGGAGACGAAATGATAATGCACTGGAAAAAGCAGGTCTGCCTTCTTTTCCAtcagaaggaagaggaggaaactcCTTTAAAGGCTGCCTCCGAAAAATTAGGGTGAACTCTCAAAAAACTGGCTTACCTCATGCGATAGTCACCAAAGACATTACCGTGGGATGTAACGTAGGACAAGCTCCAAAGACAGTGATTACCTTAAACCAAACAGATCCTTCTGAGTTTAATGTGACAACCACACAGGAGATCAACCAGAATGTTTTGTTGATAAGAAAGCTGGAGGTAGCCGAAGGAGGCCAGGCCCTGCTTGAGCCCAGACACTTGAAG gTAAATCTGGATTTTCACAAACTTGGCATCTATCCATCACAGTTAGTGTTCCGCATTGAAGAGCATCCGGTTCATGGCCAGCTCCGTCTGAACCTCGGCCCAAATCCAGATCGGTTGCCTGATGAAAAGCAGGAGAGAATTATTACAGCAGGCACAGAGGAAAAGGACTGGACGTTCAGTATGCTGGACTTGTGGCAGGGCCGGGTCATGTACGTCCACAGTGGTTCAGAGGACCAAAATGACTTcttcacattttcagttttcgCTAACAACAAGAGAGAGCTTCCAGTGTTTCAGAAGGACAATCGTCTGTATCGGTTTGAAATCAGCATAAGTCCTGTTAACGATGCGCCTGTCCTCAGCTTGCCACAGGGAAACCTTTTTACTCTACTGGAGAAGTCCAAACGAAAG TTGACAACAGATGTGCTGAGTGTGTCAGACCCAGACAGCAGCCCTGAAGAGCTGCTTTTCAGCTCCATGGGGAACCTCAATGCTGAAGCTGGGTACCTTGAGCACCATGATTACCCTGGCAG GGTCATCAACTTGTTCTCTCTAAATGATCTACAGGAGGGTAAGATCAGCTTTGTGCACACGGGGGTTTCTGCCTCCAGACTGGCACTCAGGGTCAGTGATGGGCAAAGG GTGAGCAACACAGTGGTTTTAAGGATTATGACAGTAAAACTCGAATACCGACTGGTAAATCATACTGGACTGGAGGTGAACCAAGGCGAAGCTTCCATCATTACCACTGGTCACCTTGCAGTACGGGTTAATGTGGCTGGTAACACCGTAGATATCTGGTATGATGTCACAGAGTTGCCAAAACATGGTGAGATTCAGAGATTACACTCTAGCGGCGACTGGAAAGCAACTACCTTCTTCTCACAAAAACTTCTAGAAAGGGAAAAGGTTCGATACATAAGCACCCACCGTGGTATCCAGACTCAGAACAACATCACTGATTACTTCAAATGTAGGATCATCATTAATtcccaggccaaagaggaggTTGTATTCCCTATAGAGATACGATGGATTCAGTTAAAGGTAACACGAAGCAAGATGGAAATCAACGGCCTTGAGACTGCTGTTCTGACTCCTGAAGACCTCCATGTGATATCTAAGGGTGTTAAACTCATTGAGAGCGAGATCTTCTTTAGGCTTCTGACAGTAGCAAAGAAAGGGCAGCTGTTTCTCAACCGAAAGGTTCTGCAGAGGAACTCAACCTTCAGCCAGAAGAACATTACAGATGGTTTGGTGAAGTACGAACTCTTCAACAGGCTCCACGATGACACTAGAGACTCCTTCAGCTTTCAGGTGTTTTCGTTGCACGCCACTTCAACACCATACGACTTCAGAATCAACATCAAAGCTGAGTCAACTGCCATCACTATCGTAAACAAAGGCCTGTCAGTTCTGGAAGGAGCAAGCAAAGTAATTACTAAAGACGTTTTGTTCACTCACACGGCAAGTAACCGGGAGGTCCATTATAACGTTACGGTGAACCCAAAATATGGGCAGATACGGAAGATCAACCTGTCCAACTCAACTTCAATCAATGACAACATTGTGACGTTCACAAATCAAGATATCACCCAGGAGCGGATCATGTATGTTCACAATGACAGTGAGATCAAGCATgatttcttcatgtttcaggTTATTGTTCtgaaaccacacaaacacacaaagaaggaGGACAGAGTCACAGCGGAGCAAATCTTTAATATCTCCGTGCAGCTCGTCAATGATCAGAGACCTGTTCGGGTTGTGGATAAAATTTTCCATGTGGCCCGTGATGGGCAAAGGCTGGTGACACTAAATGATCTGTGTTACCGTGACGATGACTCTGATTTTGAGGACAGCTGGTTGGTCTACACACGGAGGGGGATTCCGATGGGGGAGTTGGTGCTGGCCAGTGATCCCAGTCACAGGCTGTACGAGTTCACACAGCGTGACCTCGAGCAG AATAAGGTGTTGTTTATCCACAGCGGGGTGAGTTTAGGACGTTTTGTCCTTTTCGTAACAGATGGAAAACATTATGTTTCAGCTCTGCTGGag GTGATGGCACAGGACCCGTACCTGCAGGTGGAGAACAACACAGGTTTGATGGTCCAGCAGGGCGGACTTACCACCCTGTCTTCTGCTAACCTCAGTGTCAACAGCAACCTTGACATCCGAGACCCCCAGGAGGTCACCTTTGAGGTCTTTATTCCGCCCAAACACGGCGTGCTCTGCTTTAATGACGGACAGAGGGAAGCCATAATAGGAACAGATGCCATTTCAGTGTTCACCCAGGGAGACCTGGTGGCAGGGCGCCTGGCGTACTATCACAGCGGAAACAATGAGCTGTTGGATGTTTTCAATGTGACAGCAAGAGCAAGAGAAAGGAGCACAGAGAGGCGGATGgaaagagggaggagggaggtaCATCTGGATATAGGAGTGCCTGTAAAAATCTACCTGGAAAGTCATCAGAGACCCCCAGTTGTCAAAAGCAACCACCCAGTTGTGGTGGGAGAGGTACAGAATGTCTCTATAAGTCGGGAACATCTAGAG GTGGTGCATGAGGACAGTCAGCCGTCAGAGATGGTATTTACTGTCCTACACTCTCCTACAGTGGGTGTCATTTATAAATCATCCACTGCCAAAAAGAATCATATAACTGGAGACAAGCATCACCTGCATAAG tCTTCCTCTGCTCTGGGCATCAAGGAGCAACCTGTAGCCTCCTTCACCCAAGAGGATCTCAACCAGGGATTAATCATCTATGACCATCAGGCTGCAGGAAGCACTAATGACTCTATTCTGTTGGAGGCAACCAATGGGGTGACAAAGGTTGGACCCATCAGGCTTCTGATTGATATCATACCAATCCTCCTTCCTCTGCAG gTGTCTAACTTGATCCTTGATGAGGGGACATCCCAGCCTCTCACTTCTAAGATCATCAAGGTTGCGAGTCATCACTTCTCAGGGATGAATTTCCTGTACCAAGTCATTGTTCCACCAAAATTTGGGCACTTGGAGCACAGCCGGATTCCAGGGATGCCTATCAAtgcttttacacacacagag GTAGAGCGGGAGTACATCTCCTATGTCCATGATGGCAGTGAAACACTGATGGACAACTTTACCATTGTGGCCAAccagacagaaataaagaagcacAGCCTGCCGTGCACTGTTCACATCAACATCACACCGGTTAATGATGAGACTCCTGTTGTCACAACCAACCAAGGCCTGAAG GTGTGGATGGGTTCAGTAACGGAGATAACCACAAACGAACTTAGTGCAGAAGACTCTGACACTCCACCTGAGGGCCTGGAGTTCATCATCACACCCCCCAGCAATGGACACTTGGCTCTGAAGAGTGCCCCCTCCCGACACATCCTGAACTTCACCCAAAATCACATTCAAAACAGACGGCTGGTGTTTGTGCACAATG GTCCATTATCAGGTGGTTTTCACTTTCAGGTGAACGACGGAGTGAACGTTGCTCCTCGTCAGATCTTCAGCACAACTGCTCATGCTTTGGTTCTCACCTTGCAGAGAAACCACCCCATGGAGGTCTACCCAG GCTCTCTGACACCAATCTCAGACCAGGAGCTTCAGGTTGTAACGAACAACATCACTGACATCAGAAGAAACCAGTCTGTTGTATTTGCCATAACCTCTCCTCCTAAACTTGGCCGCCTGGTCCAACGAATGCCCGACGACTCTTTCAGAAATATTTCCACATTTACTCAGAGCATG GTGAATGATGGAGTTATCGTGTATGATCAAAACAAGCCAGAGACAGTCGGGTGGTCAGCATCAgactctttttctttcactgtaTCGTCTCCACCTGCCTTTCTTCCTCCACACACCTTCTCCATTTTAATCTCCTACCAAGCCAATGAGCATCAGGGTAACCCTCAACACAAGACCAGACTTCTGAACAATGCAG GTGCTGTGGTGAAAGAAGGAGGGAGTGTGACAATTGATCAGTCCAAGCTGGATGCCTCTAATCTGCTGGGAATAGTTCCAGAGTCCCAGAGAAAAGACCACCACATCATGTATCGAGTGATTTCTCTGCCCCGACACGGAGCTCTGTCTATACGGGGACATAATCTCTCCAG GAGCCAACCAGATTTCTCCCAAGCCACCCTGAACAAGTTCGGCATCACGTATATCCACGATGACTCAGAGACGACGAGCGACAGCTTCACTTTCCGGGCCTGGGCAGCTCCTTTCCACCACTCTCCTTCTTCCCGATCATCGtccttgtcctttttttcttccgATTCCTCATCTTCCACTTTACTTTCCCCTCTCTATTCTGCCTCATCGTCCTCCTTTCCACCGCTTGGCACTGTTTCTCATCGCCATCCTGTCAAAGACAGAGTGACAGTGACAGAGATGTTTAACATCACGGTGACGCCTGTTAATGACCATCCACCGCTGATCAGAAGTAAAGCCCCCAGTATGAAAGTTGTGGTTGGAGAGAGAGTTGTTCTTGGACCAGATAATCTTCAG GTAGAGGACCATGATACACCACCAGAGGAGCTGCACTACCTCGTGATCAGTAAGCCCAACAATGGCTACCTGACGTTGGGAGAAAGACCGGAACCAGTCACCTCTTTTACTCAGTATGATGTCAACCATGGCCGACTACATTTTATACAGCAG GGTGAATCCTCGACAGGAGTTTTCTACTTTAACGTAACCGACGGTCATCACCGTCCGCTATACAAACTGTTTAGCTTGGAGGTAATTAAACCCACTGTATCCATGGTGAACAACACTGGGCTGTCATTGGTTCAAGGCCGCACTGCTGTGGTCCTGACAACCAACCAGCTGGCAGCTCAAACCAATGGTCAAAGACAAGCCAACATCTCCTACACAGTTACCACACACCCCCTTCACGGACGCATCGCTATAAACGACCAAGAGGTGATCACCTTCTGCCATGAGGACCTCCAGTTTGGTCGTGTTGTTTATCACATGACTGATCTTAGTGCATCAGAGGACAGCTTCCAGATCTCAGTCTCAGCATCATCTCCCGGTGTAGATTACGGAACCCTAACAGGGCAGACTGTGAATGTGACTGTTCGGCCTCTGATCTACTTGAGGGAACCAGTTAGAGTTCCAAGTGGTATTGCTGTGAAACTGGGGAAAGCCATGATTGATGCCTCAGAGTTGGCTAGAATCAGCAGAGTCAACCCGGTCTTTGAGATTCTGTCTCCACCAAAACATGGAAAGCTAGTCAAG ATTACCTATGATCTTGACCAAACAGCAGAGGTCCTGAAGACATTTACATTCAGAGATGTGGTACAAGGCCGAGTTGCCATCGAGGAGACCCTCAGTGACTCTGACAGCCAGATTCAAAATAATGAATCCAGGATCACAACAGCTCGAGGCAATGCACCCGCTACACCTCTCAACGATTCTTTTACCTTCATGTTGAAGGCTGGAAACGTCCAGCCGGCAAAGGGTGAGCTTCACTTCACCATTTTCCCACACCGCCAGATGCGGCACGGCTCGAGAGGTTCGAATAAAGTGGACGGTTCAAGTCAGGAACGCACGGTAACTCGTttccaaacacacaacaggACCACTACAGGAGGTGGACAAGGAGCGTCTGCAACGCAGAGCGTGGCAGGGGAGGGTTTGCAACCTCACATTTtgtcacagaaaaaacaaaacaagacccAGCGTAAGGGGAAGCCTCATAACCGCTGGGGGAACCACACACGCAGTGGGACTCATGGAGGGAGATCGGGGGCCAGTCCAGAGGGAGCAGGAGACGGGAACAGTCATACCCAACATCCTCACACTCCTCCTGTCCCAGAGACGCACGGTCCAGTGAACCGTCCAGACACTGATCTGGTTCATGTTGAGATCCTGCCTCGCCCTGCCTCTGACCCTCTTCTTATTATCTTGCCGCTGCTGGCTTGTTTGCTTCTCATCATAATCCTTGTGGTTCTGATACTGGTGTTCCGCCACCGCAAAGAGAAACAGGCCAGGCAGCGGCTAATGCACGAGCTGGCTGCAGTGCAGTTACCCACTGAGGACAGCCCCTACCTGGGACGGCCAGAGCGCAGCATGGCCATGCCCAATGTGATGGTGACCCCACTTGGCTCTGCAAGCTGCCCAACCTCCCCTAGGGTGCCCATGAGTCCAAGGAGGAGTCTGGCTCCTGGGATGACCTTTTGGGGGCCATTTGAATCTGATTTTTCAGGCAGAGATGTAAATATTCGAAGGTTTAACAGTAATGAAAGAGACAGTATTACTTGTGGTAATTCACCCCCAGTTTCTCCTGCAGGAATCTCCTGGAGATCTCGATCCTCTACTCCGTCGCTTAAAAACAACCAGTACTGGGTTTAA